One region of uncultured Sulfurimonas sp. genomic DNA includes:
- a CDS encoding GGDEF domain-containing protein, with translation MLSYQEKKRLIGKIIFVVVFAIIILSIVRILIVHNSTSDISTLYNLFFKELFFSIFSASLIVFLLYLFFKKELKQLNNKAIKYAFTDALTGLNNRHYLNDFLNNFTSLRKSDLSFAVVFIDVDRFKLVNDTLGHATGDCILKKLALNLQSIIRPGDILCRYGGEEFVIIFCDILKEDALSKVEYIRESVEKREFSCKKQKITISAGVGFGSKEDDINKIIEHSDKALYMAKEAGRNCIKVYNTD, from the coding sequence ATGCTTAGCTATCAAGAGAAAAAACGATTAATTGGTAAAATCATTTTTGTAGTCGTTTTTGCTATAATCATTTTGTCTATAGTACGTATTTTAATTGTGCATAATAGTACATCAGATATTTCAACTCTCTACAATCTATTTTTTAAAGAACTGTTTTTTTCTATATTTTCAGCTTCGCTCATAGTTTTTTTGCTATACCTTTTTTTCAAAAAAGAGCTTAAGCAACTAAATAATAAAGCTATAAAATATGCATTTACAGATGCCTTGACTGGACTAAACAATCGTCACTATCTAAATGATTTTTTAAATAATTTTACATCTTTACGTAAAAGCGATTTGAGTTTTGCAGTTGTTTTTATAGATGTAGATAGATTTAAACTTGTAAATGATACTCTTGGTCACGCAACAGGAGATTGCATCTTAAAAAAACTCGCACTAAATCTTCAGTCTATTATAAGACCAGGAGACATACTTTGTCGTTATGGTGGAGAAGAGTTTGTTATAATTTTTTGCGATATATTAAAAGAAGATGCACTAAGTAAAGTAGAATACATAAGAGAGAGTGTAGAAAAAAGAGAGTTTAGTTGTAAAAAACAAAAGATTACGATTTCAGCTGGAGTTGGTTTTGGTTCTAAAGAGGATGATATAAATAAAATCATAGAACACTCTGATAAAGCACTCTATATGGCTAAAGAAGCAGGAAGAAACTGTATTAAAGTATATAATACAGATTAA
- a CDS encoding AraC family transcriptional regulator, protein MAELTPTGYFELFNKEASVLNSTYEELETHIIDKYFKKLYTHKSIKEELSYLNTSLDLLHLTQGATSLAIYNVIDKIVNSYHFEVTVENLIEEFGYSRSTLERQFKKVIGLTPKNFIFVAKFCKTVVAYIEDKSTFKELEYLYSDNSHMNAVFKKFFGVSPSVIFHEVANNNIKIYQMQKIKKS, encoded by the coding sequence TTGGCAGAATTAACACCAACTGGTTACTTTGAGTTATTTAATAAAGAAGCTTCAGTATTAAATAGTACTTATGAAGAGCTTGAAACTCACATTATAGATAAATATTTTAAAAAATTATATACACATAAGAGTATCAAAGAAGAACTTTCATACTTAAACACTTCTTTGGACTTACTACATTTAACTCAAGGTGCAACATCTTTGGCTATATATAATGTTATAGACAAGATAGTGAATTCTTACCATTTTGAAGTAACTGTTGAGAATTTAATTGAAGAGTTTGGTTATAGCAGAAGCACTCTTGAGAGACAGTTTAAAAAAGTTATTGGTTTAACTCCAAAAAATTTTATCTTCGTTGCAAAATTTTGTAAAACAGTTGTAGCATATATTGAAGATAAATCTACTTTTAAAGAACTAGAGTATCTCTATAGTGACAATTCACATATGAACGCTGTTTTTAAAAAGTTTTTTGGAGTCAGTCCTAGTGTTATTTTTCATGAAGTAGCAAATAACAATATAAAAATATATCAGATGCAAAAGATAAAAAAGTCATAG
- a CDS encoding 3-isopropylmalate dehydratase large subunit, translating into MAQTITEKIFSQHVGRQVFAGEIIRSNIDMVIGNDITTPISIKAFEDSGAESLANPDGFSIVLDHFIPAKDIASANQARISRDFAKKHNLKNFFDEKDMGIEHALLPEKGLVVPGDVIIGADSHTCTHGALGAFSTGMGSTDLAFAMISGGNWFKVPESIKVNLSGKPQKHTTGKDIILEIIRLIGVDGALYKTLEFTGSTIEHLNMDDRFSMCNMAIEAGAKSGIVAYDDTTAEFLADKNLAREPRIHQSDADASYVKVLDINVAELEPVIAYPFLPSNGHSITQAVKDKIKIDQAFIGSCTNGRLGDLKTAAEILKGKKVHEDVRLIVTPGTQQILKEAYKLGYMDAIIDAGGVVSNPTCGACLGGYMGILGDDEVAVSTTNRNFVGRMGSRSSKVYLANSAVAAISAITGYITDPR; encoded by the coding sequence ATGGCTCAAACTATAACAGAAAAAATATTTTCACAACATGTTGGTCGTCAAGTTTTTGCAGGAGAGATTATTCGCTCAAACATCGATATGGTTATTGGAAATGACATCACAACGCCTATATCTATAAAAGCATTTGAAGATAGTGGTGCAGAGTCTTTAGCAAATCCAGACGGTTTTTCTATTGTTCTTGATCACTTTATTCCTGCAAAAGATATAGCATCTGCAAATCAAGCTAGAATCAGCCGTGACTTTGCTAAAAAACATAATCTTAAAAACTTTTTTGATGAAAAAGATATGGGAATTGAGCACGCTCTTTTACCTGAAAAAGGTCTTGTAGTTCCAGGTGATGTAATTATCGGTGCAGATTCACACACTTGTACTCACGGTGCACTTGGAGCATTCTCAACTGGTATGGGTTCAACTGACTTAGCATTTGCAATGATAAGCGGTGGGAACTGGTTTAAAGTTCCTGAATCTATCAAAGTAAATCTTAGCGGAAAACCGCAAAAGCATACTACAGGAAAAGACATCATCTTAGAAATCATTCGCCTAATAGGCGTTGATGGTGCTTTATATAAAACTTTAGAGTTTACAGGTAGCACAATTGAGCACTTAAACATGGACGACAGATTTTCTATGTGTAATATGGCTATAGAAGCTGGTGCAAAGAGTGGAATAGTAGCTTATGATGATACTACAGCAGAGTTTTTAGCAGATAAAAATTTAGCACGTGAACCTCGCATCCATCAATCAGATGCAGATGCTTCTTATGTTAAAGTTTTAGATATAAATGTAGCAGAGTTAGAACCTGTTATAGCTTACCCTTTCTTACCATCAAATGGTCACTCCATAACTCAAGCAGTAAAAGATAAGATAAAAATAGATCAAGCTTTTATAGGAAGTTGTACAAATGGTCGTTTGGGTGATTTGAAAACTGCTGCTGAGATTTTAAAAGGGAAAAAAGTTCATGAAGATGTTCGTCTTATAGTAACACCTGGAACTCAACAAATCCTAAAAGAAGCATATAAACTTGGTTATATGGACGCTATCATAGATGCAGGTGGAGTTGTTTCAAATCCAACTTGTGGAGCTTGTCTTGGCGGATATATGGGAATACTTGGTGATGATGAAGTTGCAGTCTCTACAACAAACCGTAACTTTGTAGGTCGTATGGGCTCACGTAGCTCAAAAGTTTATCTTGCAAACTCTGCTGTAGCAGCGATTTCTGCTATAACTGGTTATATAACAGATCCAAGATAA